The Anabaena sp. WA102 genome contains a region encoding:
- the atpE gene encoding ATP synthase F0 subunit C, with translation MDPLVQAASVLAAALAIGLAAIGPGIGQGNAAGQAVEGIARQPEAEGKIRGTLLLTLAFMESLTIYGLVIALVLLFANPFA, from the coding sequence ATGGATCCATTAGTACAAGCTGCCTCAGTTCTAGCTGCTGCTCTCGCTATCGGTTTAGCTGCAATTGGACCTGGTATTGGTCAAGGTAATGCAGCAGGTCAAGCAGTAGAAGGTATTGCCCGTCAGCCCGAAGCAGAAGGCAAAATTCGCGGCACACTACTTTTAACCTTAGCCTTCATGGAATCCTTGACAATTTACGGTTTGGTAATTGCCTTGGTATTGCTATTCGCTAACCCTTTTGCCTAA
- a CDS encoding transposase — protein sequence MRLKNFPEVVKTILKPLPKKDYPVLDTFSFVSVWLQYVMDKSIVSMRDLFQRLNNQGIDLKISNFSKASKKRDTQVFLEIITELNNQLRKKKGKEETQALFPIDSTIITLTSKLLWSQGYHQVKLFCGLDSLTSEVGGMVIHFGQGHDHKYGQETVEAIPSKGVGIMDRGFASSERISELKQQKNKAFVLRIKNNVTLEMLENGNCKVGKDEREVEIRVVAFCDIETKSEFRLATNLLNEGEEQVSNQEIMEIYIQRWQIELLWKFLKMHLKLDRLMTKNENGIRIQIMCCLIAYLILQLIEIPQEFGKTLLDKLRYLQSYMCQEISYVHWFRKLIWIR from the coding sequence ATGCGCTTAAAGAATTTCCCAGAAGTGGTCAAAACAATATTGAAACCATTGCCCAAAAAAGATTATCCAGTTCTGGACACATTTTCATTTGTATCAGTGTGGTTACAGTATGTCATGGATAAAAGTATAGTGAGTATGAGAGATTTATTTCAAAGACTAAATAATCAAGGGATAGATTTAAAAATATCAAATTTTTCCAAGGCAAGTAAAAAGAGAGATACTCAAGTATTTTTGGAGATAATAACTGAATTAAACAATCAACTGAGAAAGAAAAAAGGAAAGGAAGAAACCCAAGCATTATTTCCTATAGATTCAACAATTATTACATTAACAAGTAAATTATTATGGAGTCAAGGATATCATCAAGTAAAACTATTTTGTGGGTTAGATAGTTTGACATCAGAAGTTGGTGGAATGGTGATTCATTTTGGGCAAGGACATGACCATAAATATGGACAAGAAACAGTAGAAGCAATTCCGTCAAAAGGAGTAGGGATAATGGATAGAGGATTTGCATCCTCCGAAAGAATATCTGAATTAAAACAACAAAAAAATAAAGCTTTTGTCTTAAGAATTAAAAATAATGTCACTTTAGAAATGCTAGAAAATGGTAATTGTAAAGTTGGCAAAGATGAAAGAGAAGTGGAAATTAGAGTAGTAGCATTTTGTGATATAGAAACTAAGAGTGAATTTCGTTTAGCAACAAACTTATTAAATGAAGGAGAAGAGCAAGTTAGTAATCAAGAGATTATGGAAATTTACATACAAAGATGGCAAATTGAATTGTTATGGAAATTCTTAAAAATGCACCTCAAGTTAGACAGACTTATGACAAAGAATGAGAATGGAATTAGAATTCAGATAATGTGCTGTTTAATCGCTTATTTGATATTGCAACTAATAGAAATACCGCAAGAATTTGGCAAAACTTTATTAGATAAACTCCGTTATCTTCAGTCCTATATGTGTCAGGAAATAAGTTATGTTCATTGGTTTAGAAAACTTATTTGGATAAGATGA
- a CDS encoding F0F1 ATP synthase subunit B, protein MGNMGNILLLAAEAVHSEMAEGAAEGGFGLNLDILETNLINLVILIGILFYFGRKVLTNILTERRSGIESVIQDAEGRLREAQTSLAKAQGQLTQAQQEAQRITQVAEQNAQAAKEAILAKANLDVARLKETAASDLNAELEKAISQLRQKVVQQALQKVEGQLKGGISADAQQILIDRSIAQLGGEI, encoded by the coding sequence ATGGGTAACATGGGCAATATTTTATTACTTGCCGCAGAAGCTGTTCACTCTGAAATGGCAGAAGGCGCAGCAGAAGGCGGTTTTGGTCTAAACCTAGACATCCTGGAAACCAATCTAATTAACTTAGTAATTCTGATTGGCATACTATTCTACTTTGGACGCAAAGTTTTAACTAATATCTTGACTGAAAGACGCTCCGGTATTGAAAGCGTTATTCAAGATGCAGAAGGACGCTTGCGGGAAGCACAAACTTCTTTGGCTAAAGCCCAAGGACAGTTAACCCAAGCACAGCAAGAGGCACAGAGAATCACTCAAGTAGCTGAACAAAATGCTCAGGCTGCTAAAGAGGCTATTTTAGCTAAAGCAAATTTAGATGTAGCCCGGTTAAAAGAAACCGCAGCATCTGATTTGAATGCAGAACTAGAGAAAGCTATCTCCCAACTTCGACAAAAAGTAGTGCAGCAAGCACTACAAAAAGTAGAAGGACAACTCAAGGGTGGTATTAGCGCAGATGCTCAACAAATTTTAATTGATCGTAGCATCGCACAACTGGGAGGCGAGATATGA
- a CDS encoding F0F1 ATP synthase subunit B', with product MFDFDATLPLMALQFLLLAALLNAIFYKPMTKVLDDRDNYVRTNILDARERLAKAETLAKEYEQQLSSARKQSQLTIEAAQNEAKKITAQKIAEAQQEAQAQREQAAQEIEQQKQAAMATLEGQVDALSNQILEKLLGPALAK from the coding sequence ATGTTTGATTTCGATGCTACCTTGCCATTGATGGCATTGCAATTCCTGTTGTTGGCAGCTTTGTTGAATGCAATTTTCTACAAGCCTATGACTAAGGTATTGGATGACCGGGATAACTATGTCCGTACCAATATCCTTGATGCTCGTGAGCGCTTGGCTAAAGCTGAAACCTTAGCAAAAGAGTATGAGCAGCAACTGTCATCTGCGCGTAAGCAGTCTCAATTGACTATAGAAGCTGCCCAGAATGAAGCTAAGAAAATTACGGCACAAAAAATAGCCGAAGCCCAACAGGAAGCCCAAGCCCAACGCGAACAAGCTGCTCAGGAAATAGAGCAGCAAAAGCAAGCAGCTATGGCTACCCTAGAAGGACAAGTTGATGCCCTCAGCAACCAGATTCTAGAAAAACTATTAGGACCAGCTTTGGCGAAGTAG
- a CDS encoding F0F1 ATP synthase subunit gamma, which produces MANLKSIRDRIQSVKNTKKITEAMRLVAAARVRRAQEQVIATRPFADRLAQVLFGLQTRLRFEDVNLPLLKKREVKTVGLLVISGDRGLCGGYNGNVIRRAENRAKELQAEGVNYTYVLVGRKATQYFQRRNQPIDATYSGLEQIPTAAEATNIADELLSLFLSEKVDRIELVYTKFVSLVSSRPVIQTLLPLDTQGLEAADDEVFRLTTRGGQFQVEREKVASTVTALPSDMIFEQDPVQILDSLLPLYLSNQLLRALQESAASELAARMTAMSNASENAGELIKSLSLSYNKARQAAITQELLEVVGGAEALT; this is translated from the coding sequence ATGGCTAATCTCAAATCAATACGCGATCGCATTCAGTCGGTCAAAAACACCAAAAAAATTACCGAAGCCATGCGGCTGGTAGCTGCGGCGCGTGTCCGTCGCGCTCAAGAACAGGTAATTGCCACCCGTCCCTTTGCAGACCGTTTAGCTCAAGTATTATTTGGCTTGCAAACCAGACTGCGGTTTGAAGATGTTAACCTACCCCTACTGAAAAAACGCGAAGTTAAAACAGTAGGTTTGTTGGTAATTTCCGGCGATCGGGGTTTATGTGGTGGTTACAACGGTAACGTGATCCGTCGTGCCGAAAATCGTGCTAAGGAACTCCAAGCTGAAGGCGTAAACTATACTTATGTATTGGTTGGACGCAAAGCTACTCAATACTTCCAACGGCGGAATCAACCTATTGATGCTACCTACAGCGGTTTAGAACAAATTCCTACCGCCGCAGAAGCTACAAATATTGCTGATGAACTACTTTCTCTCTTCCTTTCGGAAAAAGTAGACCGGATTGAGCTAGTTTATACAAAATTTGTCTCCTTAGTTAGTTCCCGTCCCGTCATCCAAACCCTTCTACCTTTGGATACCCAAGGTTTAGAAGCAGCGGATGATGAAGTTTTCCGTTTAACTACTCGTGGTGGTCAATTCCAAGTGGAACGGGAAAAGGTAGCTAGTACAGTGACGGCTTTACCTAGTGACATGATTTTTGAACAAGATCCAGTGCAAATTCTGGATTCTTTGTTGCCATTATATCTGAGCAATCAGCTATTAAGAGCATTACAAGAATCAGCAGCTAGTGAACTAGCCGCACGGATGACAGCAATGAGTAACGCCAGCGAAAACGCCGGTGAGTTGATTAAAAGTCTATCTTTGTCTTACAACAAAGCTCGTCAAGCCGCAATTACCCAGGAACTTCTGGAAGTTGTCGGTGGTGCGGAAGCGCTTACTTAA
- a CDS encoding ATP synthase subunit I codes for MCSHLILAVLVSSLVSLSEESIAPTQTTQQDEKSGFAQTEPVSSSMQEFYQLYQKLLVITLVLTGIIFISVWIFYSLNIALNYLIGACTGVVYLKMLANDVERLGGEKQSLSKNRFALIMIPIILASQWHQLHILPIFLGFLTYKATLLIYMVQTAFIPEA; via the coding sequence ATGTGCAGTCATCTCATATTAGCTGTACTGGTTTCAAGTCTCGTGAGCTTGTCAGAAGAATCAATTGCACCGACTCAGACAACACAACAAGATGAGAAATCTGGTTTTGCTCAAACAGAACCAGTAAGCTCTTCCATGCAAGAGTTCTATCAACTCTATCAGAAGTTGCTGGTAATCACACTTGTGTTGACGGGGATTATTTTTATCTCTGTGTGGATTTTTTATTCCTTAAACATAGCCCTAAATTATTTGATTGGGGCGTGTACAGGTGTGGTTTACTTAAAAATGCTGGCTAACGATGTCGAGAGACTTGGTGGTGAAAAACAAAGTTTGAGTAAAAATCGTTTTGCTCTGATCATGATACCGATTATATTGGCGAGTCAATGGCATCAGCTACATATTCTGCCTATATTCTTGGGATTTCTCACCTACAAAGCTACCCTCCTCATCTATATGGTGCAAACTGCATTCATTCCTGAAGCTTAA
- a CDS encoding class I SAM-dependent methyltransferase, which translates to MSDSQVSAAVAKLYDTYPFPPEPILDEPPPGYNWRWNWLAAYSFCTGRKPQRQDIRILDAGCGSGVGTEYLVHLNPQAQVVGIDLSAGTLEVAKKRCQSSGADRLEFHHLSIYDVEQIPGQFDLINCVGVLHHLPDPIRGIQALAKKLTPGGIMHIFVYGELGRWEIQLMQKAIALLQGNKRGDYRDGVQVGRKIFASLPENNRIVKREKERWSMENQRDECFADMYVHPQETDYNIDTLFKFIDASELDFVGFSNPGFWQLEKLLEKAPELIERAAELTERQRYRLIELLNPEVAHYEFFLSRPPLPKTDWSADKTLLTAIPELNPCIDGFPSQCLFNYDYQIVNLSTAEFEFMQKCGNNATVAEILAQVKLDLDGVRNLLKQQLLLLTPAS; encoded by the coding sequence ATGTCCGACTCCCAAGTAAGTGCTGCTGTTGCGAAACTCTACGATACCTACCCTTTCCCCCCCGAACCTATCCTCGACGAACCACCACCAGGATATAATTGGCGTTGGAATTGGTTAGCTGCTTATAGCTTCTGCACAGGTAGAAAACCGCAAAGGCAAGATATCCGCATTTTAGATGCTGGTTGTGGTTCAGGAGTCGGCACAGAATATTTAGTACATCTCAACCCGCAAGCGCAGGTAGTGGGAATAGATTTAAGTGCTGGTACATTAGAAGTAGCAAAAAAACGCTGTCAAAGTTCCGGTGCTGACCGTCTGGAATTTCATCACCTAAGCATCTATGATGTGGAACAAATTCCAGGACAATTTGATTTAATAAATTGTGTTGGGGTGCTTCATCATCTACCAGATCCCATTCGTGGTATCCAAGCATTAGCGAAAAAACTCACTCCAGGTGGAATAATGCACATTTTTGTGTATGGAGAACTGGGAAGATGGGAAATACAACTCATGCAAAAGGCGATCGCTCTTCTTCAAGGTAACAAACGCGGTGACTATCGTGATGGCGTTCAAGTCGGAAGAAAAATCTTTGCTTCTCTACCAGAAAATAACCGCATTGTCAAGCGTGAAAAAGAAAGATGGTCAATGGAAAACCAGCGGGATGAATGCTTTGCTGATATGTACGTCCATCCCCAGGAAACAGACTACAATATTGATACATTGTTTAAATTCATAGATGCTTCCGAATTAGACTTTGTAGGTTTTTCCAATCCCGGATTTTGGCAACTAGAAAAGCTTCTAGAAAAAGCACCAGAACTAATTGAAAGAGCCGCCGAACTCACAGAACGTCAACGTTATCGGTTGATAGAATTACTGAATCCTGAAGTAGCACATTACGAATTTTTCCTCAGTCGTCCCCCCCTACCCAAAACCGACTGGTCAGCAGATAAGACTTTATTAACTGCAATCCCCGAACTTAACCCTTGCATAGATGGGTTTCCCAGTCAATGTTTATTTAACTATGATTACCAAATTGTTAATTTATCAACAGCCGAATTTGAGTTTATGCAAAAATGTGGTAATAATGCCACAGTGGCTGAAATTTTAGCCCAAGTCAAGCTAGACTTAGACGGAGTAAGAAACCTCCTCAAACAACAACTACTCTTACTAACCCCCGCTTCATGA
- a CDS encoding transposase has protein sequence MRLKNFPEVVKTILKPLPKKDYPVLDTFSFVSVWLQYVMDKSIVSMRDLFQRLNNQGIDLKISNFSKASKKRDTQVFLEIITELNNQLRKKKGKEETQALFPIDSTIITLTSKLLWSQGYHQVKLFCGLDSLTSEVGGMVIHFGQGHDHKYGQETVEAIPSKGVGIMDRGFASSERISELKQQKNKAFVQKC, from the coding sequence ATGCGCTTAAAGAATTTCCCAGAAGTGGTCAAAACAATATTGAAACCATTGCCCAAAAAAGATTATCCAGTTCTGGACACATTTTCATTTGTATCAGTGTGGTTACAGTATGTCATGGATAAAAGTATAGTGAGTATGAGAGATTTATTTCAAAGACTAAATAATCAAGGGATAGATTTAAAAATATCAAATTTTTCCAAGGCAAGTAAAAAGAGAGATACTCAAGTATTTTTGGAGATAATAACTGAATTAAACAATCAACTGAGAAAGAAAAAAGGAAAGGAAGAAACCCAAGCATTATTTCCTATAGATTCAACAATTATTACATTAACAAGTAAATTATTATGGAGTCAAGGATATCATCAAGTAAAACTATTTTGTGGGTTAGATAGTTTGACATCAGAAGTTGGTGGAATGGTGATTCATTTTGGGCAAGGACATGACCATAAATATGGACAAGAAACAGTAGAAGCAATTCCGTCAAAAGGAGTAGGGATAATGGATAGAGGATTTGCATCCTCCGAAAGAATATCTGAATTAAAACAACAAAAAAATAAAGCTTTTGTCCAGAAGTGTTGA
- the atpA gene encoding F0F1 ATP synthase subunit alpha produces MSISIRPDEISSIIQQQIEQYDQEVKVANVGTVLQVGDGIARIYGLEKAMAGELLEFEDGTIGIAQNLEEDNVGAVLMGEGRSIQEGSSVTATGRIAQVGVGDALIGRVVDALGRPIDGKGDPKTTETRLIESPAPGIIARRSVHEPMQTGITAIDSMIPVGRGQRELIIGDRQTGKTAIAIDTIINQKGEDVVCVYVAIGQKASTVANVVQTLQEKGAMDYTVVVAANASDPATLQFLAPYTGASIAEYFMYKGKATLIIYDDLSKQAQAYRQMSLLLRRPPGREAYPGDVFYIHSRLLERAAKLSDELGKGSMTALPIIETQAGDVSAYIPTNVISITDGQIFLSSDLFNSGIRPAVNPGISVSRVGSAAQTKAMKKVAGKIKLELAQFDDLQAFAQFASDLDKATQDQLARGVRLRELLKQPQNDPLSVAEQVAVLYAGINGYLDDIAVNKVTTFAKGLRDYLKNVNTAYYQGVQGSKALGDTEEVALKAALTEFKKTFQAAA; encoded by the coding sequence ATGAGTATTTCCATTAGACCTGACGAAATCAGCAGCATCATCCAACAACAAATCGAGCAATATGACCAAGAGGTTAAAGTTGCTAACGTTGGTACAGTGCTACAAGTTGGTGACGGTATTGCCCGGATTTATGGCTTGGAAAAAGCTATGGCTGGGGAACTCCTGGAATTTGAAGATGGTACAATTGGTATCGCCCAAAACTTAGAAGAAGATAACGTTGGTGCGGTACTGATGGGCGAAGGTCGGAGTATTCAAGAAGGTAGCTCTGTAACCGCTACTGGTAGAATTGCCCAAGTAGGCGTAGGTGACGCTCTCATTGGTCGCGTTGTTGATGCTTTGGGTCGTCCTATTGATGGTAAAGGTGATCCCAAAACTACTGAAACTCGGTTAATTGAATCCCCAGCCCCTGGGATTATTGCCCGTCGGTCTGTACATGAACCGATGCAAACAGGGATTACCGCTATTGACTCCATGATTCCTGTAGGCCGTGGTCAACGGGAATTAATTATTGGTGACCGTCAAACTGGTAAGACAGCGATCGCTATTGACACCATCATTAACCAAAAAGGTGAAGATGTCGTTTGCGTTTACGTAGCTATCGGTCAAAAAGCTTCCACCGTTGCTAACGTAGTCCAAACCTTACAAGAAAAAGGCGCGATGGACTATACAGTAGTTGTCGCAGCTAACGCCAGTGACCCAGCTACCCTGCAATTCCTCGCTCCCTACACAGGTGCTAGTATTGCTGAGTATTTCATGTACAAAGGCAAAGCGACCTTAATCATCTATGATGACCTTTCCAAGCAAGCCCAGGCTTATCGCCAAATGTCCTTGCTCCTCCGTCGTCCACCCGGTCGGGAAGCCTATCCTGGAGACGTATTCTACATTCACTCTCGCTTGTTGGAACGTGCTGCTAAACTCAGCGATGAATTAGGTAAAGGTAGCATGACTGCATTACCTATCATTGAAACCCAAGCTGGTGACGTATCTGCATACATTCCTACCAACGTAATTTCTATTACCGACGGTCAGATTTTCTTGTCTTCTGACTTGTTTAACTCTGGTATCCGTCCCGCTGTAAACCCCGGTATCTCTGTATCCCGTGTAGGTTCTGCGGCTCAAACCAAGGCAATGAAGAAAGTTGCCGGTAAGATTAAACTAGAATTGGCGCAATTTGACGACTTACAAGCTTTCGCTCAATTCGCTTCTGATTTAGACAAAGCCACCCAAGATCAGTTGGCGCGTGGTGTGCGTTTACGGGAACTCTTAAAACAGCCCCAAAACGATCCTCTCTCCGTAGCTGAACAAGTAGCAGTTCTTTACGCTGGTATTAACGGTTATTTAGATGACATTGCAGTTAATAAAGTAACTACCTTTGCTAAGGGTTTACGTGATTATCTGAAAAATGTTAACACTGCCTATTACCAAGGCGTACAAGGTAGCAAAGCCCTTGGTGATACAGAAGAAGTAGCTTTGAAAGCCGCTCTCACTGAGTTCAAAAAGACCTTCCAAGCAGCAGCGTAA
- the atpH gene encoding ATP synthase F1 subunit delta: MKSDAATAEISQPYAQALLSIAQSQNLTEEVGGDARTFLSLLTGSQELTGFLSNPFVKPENKKNVLRQLLGEGVNPCLRNFLLLLVDRRRIAFLEPILQQYLALLRQLNQTVLAEITSAVPLTETQQQAITEKVITLTKARQVELATKIDSDLIGGVIIKVGSQVIDASLRGQLRRLSLRLSSN, translated from the coding sequence ATGAAAAGTGATGCAGCTACCGCTGAAATATCTCAGCCTTATGCACAGGCATTGTTATCCATTGCTCAATCTCAAAACTTAACAGAAGAAGTTGGGGGAGATGCACGGACTTTCTTGAGCTTATTAACAGGGAGTCAAGAACTCACAGGCTTTTTGAGCAATCCCTTTGTGAAGCCAGAAAACAAGAAAAATGTCCTCAGACAATTACTTGGCGAAGGTGTAAACCCCTGCCTCCGTAACTTTTTACTGCTGTTAGTTGACAGAAGACGGATTGCTTTTTTAGAACCGATTTTACAGCAGTATTTGGCGTTATTACGCCAGCTAAATCAAACTGTATTGGCTGAAATTACTTCTGCGGTTCCCCTCACAGAAACCCAACAGCAAGCAATTACAGAAAAGGTAATTACTCTGACCAAAGCTCGTCAAGTGGAATTAGCCACCAAAATAGACAGCGATTTAATTGGTGGTGTAATTATCAAAGTTGGTTCTCAAGTAATTGACGCTAGTTTGCGTGGTCAACTACGTCGTCTTTCCCTACGTTTAAGCAGTAACTAG
- a CDS encoding thermonuclease family protein, whose amino-acid sequence MNKFVKQGLIWLGTATIALSLMACDNLFAPQGNLVERVSDGDTLVLKNADGQKFTVRFACIDAPEIPHSQKEKKSKITKDVSQFVWGMKAKIRIEELIKQTDNRVQLNITDSDSYGRKIAEVRLKDGTFLQQVLLREGLAKVYRSYLSKCPSKDIVQQAEAQAQQQKIGVWSDKKFVDPWDYRKIKRQIRD is encoded by the coding sequence ATGAATAAATTTGTAAAACAAGGGTTAATTTGGCTGGGTACAGCTACCATTGCCTTGAGTTTAATGGCGTGCGATAACTTGTTTGCCCCTCAAGGTAATCTGGTTGAGAGAGTCAGTGATGGTGACACATTAGTGTTGAAAAATGCTGATGGTCAAAAGTTCACAGTGCGGTTTGCTTGTATTGATGCTCCAGAAATACCCCATTCTCAGAAAGAAAAAAAGAGTAAAATTACTAAAGATGTAAGTCAGTTTGTTTGGGGGATGAAAGCAAAAATACGGATAGAGGAACTGATCAAGCAAACAGATAATCGTGTACAGTTAAATATCACAGACAGCGATAGCTATGGCAGAAAAATTGCAGAGGTGCGTTTAAAAGATGGCACTTTTTTACAGCAAGTTTTGCTAAGAGAAGGATTGGCTAAAGTATATCGTTCTTATTTAAGTAAATGTCCGAGCAAGGACATAGTACAACAAGCCGAAGCACAAGCGCAACAGCAAAAAATTGGGGTTTGGAGTGATAAAAAATTTGTTGACCCTTGGGATTATCGGAAAATAAAAAGACAAATTAGAGATTAG
- a CDS encoding ABC transporter permease subunit (The N-terminal region of this protein, as described by TIGR01726, is a three transmembrane segment that identifies a subfamily of ABC transporter permease subunits, which specificities that include histidine, arginine, glutamine, glutamate, L-cystine (sic), the opines (in Agrobacterium) octopine and nopaline, etc.), translating to MVRFDFSRLCVLIVLICGLLAGCSGNYRGNYILRVATEPAFPPFEFQSKGGELAGFSIDLMRAIATAANFRVEFQSIPFDGIIPALQAKTIDGAISSITITPERAKTVAFSRPYFKAGLAIAIRADNQNITGFDSLQNKKIAVQIGTTGAEKAKSVIGAEVRSFDSAPLALQELQNGNVDAVINDAPVTLYAINTGNLQGIKVIEQLLTEEFYGIATAKNSPYLSLINQGLTKVLQNGNYEQIYQKWFKSTPPILPETLPFIKNNTTRLNSFIVFWQSLPTLLTGVLVTLQLAFISGLCGLTSGSLIGIIRLSHIKPLRFLARAYIDFFRGTPLLVQIFMIYFGLPAISQEMGFTLTLNRLAAGVIALSLNSAAYIAEIVRGGIQSIEIGQSEAAKSLGLNSVQTMTYVIFPQALRRMIPPLGNEFISLLKDTSLVAVIGFEELFRKGQLIVSENYRAFEVYAAVAVIYLCLTLISSQLFSRLEIWMNPSK from the coding sequence ATGGTAAGATTTGATTTTAGTCGGTTGTGTGTGCTTATTGTCTTAATTTGTGGTTTATTGGCTGGTTGTAGTGGAAATTATCGCGGAAATTACATTCTCCGAGTAGCTACTGAACCAGCATTTCCGCCTTTTGAGTTTCAAAGTAAAGGTGGAGAGTTAGCAGGGTTTTCAATTGATTTAATGAGAGCAATAGCGACTGCTGCTAATTTTCGGGTAGAATTTCAGAGTATACCTTTTGATGGCATTATTCCCGCACTGCAAGCTAAAACTATAGATGGGGCGATTAGTTCCATTACTATTACCCCAGAGAGGGCGAAGACAGTGGCTTTTTCTCGTCCCTATTTTAAAGCAGGTTTGGCCATAGCTATTCGTGCAGATAATCAAAATATTACAGGCTTTGACAGTCTCCAAAATAAAAAAATTGCTGTTCAAATTGGCACAACCGGCGCAGAAAAGGCTAAAAGTGTGATTGGGGCGGAAGTTCGCAGTTTTGACTCTGCACCATTAGCCCTCCAAGAATTACAAAATGGCAATGTAGATGCAGTTATTAATGATGCACCTGTAACTTTATATGCTATTAATACAGGTAATTTGCAAGGAATCAAAGTTATAGAACAATTACTAACTGAGGAATTTTATGGAATTGCAACTGCTAAAAATTCTCCTTATTTATCTTTAATTAATCAAGGTTTAACAAAGGTATTACAAAACGGTAACTATGAGCAAATTTACCAAAAATGGTTTAAATCTACACCGCCAATATTACCAGAAACATTACCATTCATAAAAAACAACACAACTAGATTAAATTCTTTTATTGTATTTTGGCAATCTTTGCCAACTTTATTAACGGGTGTATTGGTAACATTACAATTAGCATTTATATCAGGTTTATGTGGTTTAACTAGCGGTTCTCTAATTGGGATAATTCGGCTTTCTCATATTAAACCTTTGCGGTTTTTAGCCAGGGCTTATATAGATTTTTTCCGAGGAACGCCGTTATTGGTACAGATATTTATGATTTACTTTGGCTTACCAGCAATTTCTCAAGAGATGGGTTTTACTTTGACTTTAAATCGTCTTGCGGCTGGAGTAATTGCGTTAAGTTTAAATAGTGCAGCTTATATTGCGGAAATTGTGCGTGGAGGAATTCAATCTATTGAAATTGGACAATCAGAAGCAGCCAAATCACTCGGTTTAAATTCTGTGCAAACTATGACTTATGTGATTTTTCCTCAAGCATTACGCCGCATGATACCACCTTTAGGTAATGAGTTTATTAGTTTATTGAAAGATACTAGTTTAGTTGCTGTAATTGGGTTTGAGGAATTATTTAGAAAAGGACAATTAATTGTTTCAGAAAATTATCGCGCTTTTGAAGTTTATGCGGCTGTGGCTGTAATTTATTTGTGTTTAACTCTGATTTCTTCCCAACTTTTTAGCCGATTAGAAATATGGATGAATCCAAGTAAGTAG
- the atpB gene encoding F0F1 ATP synthase subunit A: MLSVLNAFNAFPLAELEVGHHFLWQLGSLKIHGQVFLTSWFVIAILVIASLAATRNVQKIPRGIQNLMEYALEFIRDLAKNQLGEKEYRPWVPFIGTLFLFIFVSNWSGALIPWKLIHLPSGELAAPTNDINTTVALALLTSLAYFYAGFSKRGLGYFKKYIEPTPILLPIAILEDFTKPLSLSFRLFGNILADELVVAVLVLLVPLFVPLPVMALGLFTSAIQALVFATLAGAYIHEALEGHGEEGHEEH, from the coding sequence ATGCTTAGTGTATTAAACGCTTTTAACGCTTTTCCCCTCGCCGAATTAGAAGTAGGTCATCACTTCTTGTGGCAACTGGGCAGTCTCAAAATACATGGGCAAGTATTTCTCACCTCATGGTTTGTGATTGCTATCCTAGTAATAGCATCACTAGCTGCCACCAGAAACGTCCAAAAAATTCCTCGTGGCATCCAAAATTTGATGGAATATGCCCTAGAATTTATTCGGGATCTAGCTAAAAACCAACTCGGAGAGAAAGAGTATCGCCCCTGGGTACCATTTATTGGTACGCTATTCTTGTTTATCTTCGTATCAAATTGGTCAGGAGCATTAATTCCCTGGAAGCTAATCCACTTGCCTTCTGGTGAACTAGCAGCACCTACCAACGACATAAATACAACAGTCGCATTGGCATTGCTAACCTCCTTGGCGTATTTTTACGCTGGATTTAGCAAACGAGGTTTAGGCTACTTTAAAAAATATATCGAGCCAACACCGATTCTATTGCCAATTGCCATTCTCGAAGATTTTACCAAGCCCCTCTCCCTAAGCTTCCGTTTATTTGGAAATATATTGGCGGATGAATTGGTAGTGGCGGTATTGGTATTGCTCGTGCCTCTCTTTGTGCCTTTGCCAGTAATGGCTTTGGGTTTGTTTACTAGTGCTATTCAAGCCCTAGTATTTGCGACCCTAGCCGGAGCGTATATTCATGAGGCTTTAGAGGGACACGGCGAAGAAGGACATGAGGAGCATTAA